The nucleotide sequence TTTGGTTTGTAATTATGTGGGCAAATCGGATGCACTGCATACATTTGGATAATATGTTGCCAATTATTTACCCTGACAGAGGgctttataatttaatttgtcgGCATTCTGCTACTATACATTTTTAGTTAcgtattttaaaattttataatagaTTTAATATGTCGTTTAATTAGACCCGTTCTCAAAGAGTAAAAGGGTTTGTTGTAGTCCTTTGAAAGTATGTACCAGGTAAAAGAATGGTTCAAGGTATTTATATTCTTATCTAGCCGCGACTGGCTTTCCGTGTGAACTTTCTCtcctgtttttgtttttacccTTATCCAGAAGATAAATACTTATTATGCTTACGGATGCATCGTTTTCTCGTCCTCATGCTCAAGATAATCTAATTGTAGGGTTTTGACCTAGAAATCGTGAAAATGCGGAGTTTTAAACTCtatattaaaacaagaaagaacgctatagtcgagtacctcgactatcagatacccgttactcaaagggaaatggagatatgcaagcagcaaagcgagattaaaatgcgccacctaccggcggtagacagatttaagcgttatgggcgttagagtgcgcgtggcaaatttattgttggatcaatcgataggtattgatgacaccaatacatttcagttaaaattttttatctagcatgaaaattgtgggcgtcacaggttttcgcggtttgtgggcgtttaagtgggcgtggcaaattttttttaggtcaatcgataagtattgatgagaacaatacatttcagttaaaattttctatctagcatcaaaactgtaggagttacagttttgggcggtttgtgggcgttagagtgggcgtggcagtctactgaaacaaacttgcgctgcgtaagaagatcaggaatctgtacgccaaatctcaatagcctagctctcatagtttccgagatctcagcgttcatccggacagacagacggacagacggacagacggacatggctagatcgactcggctagtgatcctgatcaagaatatatgtactttatggggtcggaaacgcttccttctgcctgttacatactttccgacgaatctagtatacccttttactctacgagtaacgggtataactactTGAAACTTAATAGAGAACGGTTATAAGTCTGTAATATGTTAAGCTTTTCCCGCGCTTTCAGAACACGTTATCAATATAATCCATTCAAATGGCCACACTTTTTCTGTAATTCGAAAATACTGGTATATAAATGGTATTTTATGAAAACCTAATGGTATTTAATGGTATTGGTTGCCGCACGTTCACACTCATATCTAAGCGCGAGACGAAAAAGCAGACGCTACAGAAATTCCGGCAAAAACAAATTGGAATCGCACACGAATTAGCTAAGCTACACCAAATCCAAGATGGGCAAGGAAAAGGCTGCCAAGTCGTACAGCATTGGCGACCTGGTGTTCGCCAAAGTGAAGGGCTACCCGCCGTGGCCGGCCAAGATCACcaagagcaacaacaacaagaagtACAATGTTTACTTCTACGGAACGGGCGAGACGGCCAACATCAAGTTGGAGGACCTGTTTCCCTATGCGGACAACAAGGAGCGGTTCGCCACCGAGAAGATCATGAAGCGGGCAAAGTTCATCGAGGCCATCGAGCAGATTGAGAGCGCCCTGCGTGGCGAGGACTCGGCGCCCATCGATTTACCCGGAACCGAGGAGACAGTTCCTTCCGCCGACGCCGCCGCCGATGctcctgttgctgctgccgaaCCGGGCAAGAAGGAGGAACCCAAGGATACAGGGGAACCAGCTGCTGCAACTGCTCCACCGGCGGCCGTGGTGGAGAAGCCCAAGAAGAGTGTTAGCAGGAAGACCAAGGCACCACCACGCCATGTGGACGGCGACAGCGAAGGGGGCGGACAAgccacctcctcctccgccacGGAGGCAGCTCCTCCGCCAGCCAAGCGGCGCGTGCCCACCGAGGGTCTGGGCTCTGGTGCAGCGAATCCCGCTCCTGCGGCCCCGGCCACCACGTCCGGCAAGAAATCCGTTAAGAAATCCAAGCCCACGGCTGCAGTAACTCCCATCCAGAAACGGGCAAGGCCAATCAATGTAAGTATGAGCCAATTAAATAGGTCACGGTGATGCGACAAATAGCTAGGTACTTTTATTTAGCTAGGTTCAACAATTGTACCTGACCTAACTTAATAAACAAGGTATTCCTTATAAAGCCAAAGTTTCTCAGCACTTTAAGCATTTAAAATATAGCTTAATAGGTAAAACGAAAACGTTCCCTTTTTAACAAagatatattataattattattccCTGCAACAAAAAATGCACATGGCCTACTTACGTCCTTAGATCATTTCAAATTCCTGACCTAACCCAGTAATAACATCAGTTCATATTGAgcaacaaatttaaatataattcctATAAATTTTCACATAAAAATCTTTCTTATCACCTGATGCAGTCCGAATTGCGGTAGATTGCTAATCTAGTATCATTTTTGCCCACTCAGAACATCCGGAACGAGATGCTTATGGTATATATGCCCACGGCCAAGTGTTTGGGCATTGACATGAACTACAACAAGCCGGACATTTTTGAGAGCGCCGCCGCCGAGGAGGCTTGGCTGGAGAAGTCCCGCAAGGAGGCCATGGAGCTCAAGCTGAAGCTGGAAAGCGGTCAACTCGAGCCGGAGACCATGCCGGAGAGGATAGTGGTGGAGCCAACTCGCAGCGAGATACCCAAGCAGGAGGCCTTGCGGTTCATCGAGGAGCTAATTGAGCACGAGGATGCTCTGTTTATGGAGCGCGATTTCATCCAACTTTCCCAGCAGCTGCGAGAGTGTCTGGGATTGCGGCGAGCCAATGTGGGCAAGTGCCTGGAGATTCTCGACCAGTTCAAGGAGGTGGAGCTCACCAAGCTGATGCTGCTGCGCAATCCGGAGTGCGTGGACATAATGCGGCGGTTGCGACGCTATGTGGGAAACCTTGAGCTCTGGAAAATGGACCACTCCGACGAGGTGGAGTTCAAGGAGAAGGCGCAGATCATTCGCAAGGTGTCCACCGGTATATACGATGGCTTCAAGAGTCTTTTTAATCCGGAGCCCGAGAGCGAGGATAACTTTTGGATCGATTTCTGCGAGAAGGTTAAGATCTACAAGACCTACACGAAAAATATGAACGAAAACCTTCGCGTAGGAATGAACGAGCGCAGCTACAACAATCTGGTTGTGGCCAAGGAGGGCTCCGCCTCCGGCGAAGCCGTTCCGCAGTAGAAGACGAGTGTTTAAGGGCCAGCTCTGCTAGTCCATCTGTACGATAAGGTGTGTTTGAAAAAAGCCAAATTTCACTTGAACTTCCTTTAACACTCTTGCTTGCTTGCAGTTACTACTAAGCGTTAAAAACCGAGCAAATTGAAGACCTTGCTCTGGAAGACGAAGTTTCGATAAGCCGAGTGTGCTATTGCTTAATTTCTAGGATTACaattcatttaatttcctttAATGAAACCGAACCCTTCATCTGTTTGCCTACCAGGCGCATATCCGTGCATTGCTCGAGATGGGATTTCTCCTGCCGCACCCGCTTAATATTACCACCAGACATAAAAGCTTTTTAGCTTCGGATCCCCAAATATTTACTAAGTGTGTAGATGATTTTGATTGATAATGAATTAAATATAGATGGTACATACTCTCAGACCTTGTTTGAATTTATAATTGAATTTCCATTGACGATGCTcagacatacaaaataaaagtatttaaCATAATGAAtagtttattattataaaagaaACTTAAACGGGTGTAATCTAAAGTAAATTCATTCGCTGCCTTAAGCTATGGGGGATCAGTTGCCCTCCTTGACGTCGCCTATGCCATCCGGCAGAATGGCGAACATGGCCTCCGATTCAGGCAGACAAGGCGAGTCGTATATCTTGCAGATGCGCGTCTCGCCCTTGCCCTTGCGCAGATACAGCCGGGTAGTGGAGGAGTGGGCCATGATGTGGCCCCCGATGGGCTTCTTGGCATCGCCGGCAAACATGCCCGGCCCGCTGTCCAGCGAGGCAGTCACCTGGTTTGTGATGACCACCGCCACTCCGAACTCGTCGGCCAGGCGTTGGAGCATGCGCAGGAACAGGCCCAGATGGTTTTGTCTGGCTGCCAGCTCACCGCGTCCTATATAATCCGATCGGTACAGAGCCATGGCACTGTCCACAATGACAACGGCGTATCTGTAAGATGGGCGGGAATTAAAATGGGTAAACAGGATGATAGGGGTGAGTTATCGCAGCATACCTGGACTCAAAAAGCATGCCCGCTGCCATTTGGATGAGCCTGGTCTGCTGGTCGGAGTTGTAGGCCCTGGAACAGGCCACATTGTCAAGCACCTCGGCCTCGTTCAGCTTGAATCTCTGCGCAATGGCCGACAATCGCTCCGGACGGAAGGTGTTCTCCGTGTCGATGTACAGGCACTTGCCTTCGCCGCCCTTCTGGCTGATGGGCAGTTGGCAGGTGACCGCCAGGGTGTGACAAATCTGGGTCTTGCCACAGCGGAATTCGCCGAAGATCTCCGTAATCGATCCCGTCTCAATGCCGCCACCCAGCAGCTTGTCCAGCTCCTTGGAGCCTGTGCTCAGCTGCACCACATCCGCACGCATCTGATGAAAGGTGCGGGCGCTGAGAAAGCCCAGTGGCACCAGTTTGTTGGCCTCCGTAATGATCTGCTCCACTTTGCCACCACCCAGGCCGGGAATGGCCATCAGTTGCTTCTTGGTTGCATTGGCCACCGCTTCCACGGTGTGTAGACTAGCCTGTTGCAACAGTTTGATGTCCTTGGCCGTAATGCTGCCTCCCTGAAGGATATACATTAAAGGTATGCCCACAATTCTGGCCGAGATCGCTGGGTACTCACCATTAATTTGGCCACGCTGAGGGGaccctcctcctcctcctcctgggCCTGGGCATTCGTTAGCTTGTCCATTTGACAGATACTTATTTGTTTTGGGTTTGAATTTCTCTTTTAAAATTCTACGTTTTGCATGAGACTAGGGAATTTGGTCGAAAAATTGGCGCCGCGCAATTTACCAAAACAATCGGTTTGCCATTCGCCCCGAACGCATAGGTATTGGAATATCACCACAGCGGACACCGCCTAAAGAGGACAGAGAGATCATCATGGCGCAATATTATTACTTTGACATAAAACTGTAAGTGGCGGAATGTTCCGAACTCAGATAATGTTAGTGGTTGACAAATATCTATTTCTTTATTCCCTTAGCAAACTGCGAGATCCGGATACAGTGGTTTTGACCCCAGCCCTATTTCGTAGCTGTGTTCTCAATGCCTTGGATAGTTTTTTTTGTGAGGAGAAGCCCACCCTGGAGATCGTAAAGTTCTGCGCCCAGCAGCAACGCGTTATTTTTCGAGTCCCAGAGGACCTATATGAAATGACACGCATCTCCCTGGATCTAATAGGCCACTACCAGGAAACGCCATGCCATTTCCAGGTTCTCCAAACCTCAAAATCAGCGTTAGACTTTGAGAAGAACATTGAGAAGAGTCACGTAAAGCTGCCCGATACCTAATACTAGCGATTATCCTCTTATTAAACACCCATAAACCTATGATTGTGAAATATAATACCATAACCGTTACggaatatttgaaaatttgcCATTCACAACGAATTACTCACCCATGCCATAGATAGGTAATTAAAATGATATCAAAAATTATGTAGTTTagacaatttaatttaatgaaacaaattgtaattaaatatttaacaaatacCAGTCCTTTCTTTTAGTGTTGTCTACATTATTAGGTTTAGGAAAGGGtcaatatatattatttaaagacATGGAATATTTAATGTTATTTATACATAACACGGAAAAAAGGATCcaaaaataaagataaataattaatctaatttaaatAGCTAAATATCTAGCTATTATTACCACCTCTCATTGTAAACCGCCAAGCTGCCATCTCTGCCTGCGCACAGCTGTTCGAAAAGCAGAAAGAAACGTTGAAAAGGGAATAATTACATAAAAATAACACACTGACCGGCAATTTTGGACCGCTTTTCCCGAAGTTTCCACCGAAAAGAGATCCCGTGCAGAATTACCGGGAGTTAGACTTGCATGTAACCAAAGCATGAGTGGTTACCAATACCTGGACGTGAAGCTGTGAGTCTGGGAATATCCGTATTCCATCTGCCACACGTGCGCACGTGCATCATTTCGGAGATAGTGAAAGTAATCCATGTTTGGTACCCTCCAGGAAACTCCGTGATCCAGATTCCGTGACCTTGACGCCCGTTTTCCTCTGCGGCTGCATCCTCAACTCCTTGGCCAGTATTTTCGGCGAAATCGGTGGCCAAACCGCGCTGGAAATTGTGAAATTCAGCTCTAGCCAAAAGCGATCAATTTTCCGGGTGCCCGAGGCTTTCCTGGAACGCGTCCGCATAGCCATATCCCTGATAGGCTACTACCAGGAGGAGCCCTGCCATTTCCAGGTGCTCAGCACATCCCGAAAGCCATTGGACTTCGAGGAACCCGACGCGGAATTCATAGCATTTAACTAGTATGTCGTTTTCCTACTGCAAGGAGTACGGCAAGGACAaggtgatcttcgtcaccaAGGAGGATCATGCCACGGCCAGCACCATCGAGC is from Drosophila suzukii chromosome 3, CBGP_Dsuzu_IsoJpt1.0, whole genome shotgun sequence and encodes:
- the Jasper gene encoding PC4 and SFRS1-interacting protein, with translation MGKEKAAKSYSIGDLVFAKVKGYPPWPAKITKSNNNKKYNVYFYGTGETANIKLEDLFPYADNKERFATEKIMKRAKFIEAIEQIESALRGEDSAPIDLPGTEETVPSADAAADAPVAAAEPGKKEEPKDTGEPAAATAPPAAVVEKPKKSVSRKTKAPPRHVDGDSEGGGQATSSSATEAAPPPAKRRVPTEGLGSGAANPAPAAPATTSGKKSVKKSKPTAAVTPIQKRARPINNIRNEMLMVYMPTAKCLGIDMNYNKPDIFESAAAEEAWLEKSRKEAMELKLKLESGQLEPETMPERIVVEPTRSEIPKQEALRFIEELIEHEDALFMERDFIQLSQQLRECLGLRRANVGKCLEILDQFKEVELTKLMLLRNPECVDIMRRLRRYVGNLELWKMDHSDEVEFKEKAQIIRKVSTGIYDGFKSLFNPEPESEDNFWIDFCEKVKIYKTYTKNMNENLRVGMNERSYNNLVVAKEGSASGEAVPQ
- the Rpp14b gene encoding uncharacterized protein Rpp14b — protein: MAQYYYFDIKLKLRDPDTVVLTPALFRSCVLNALDSFFCEEKPTLEIVKFCAQQQRVIFRVPEDLYEMTRISLDLIGHYQETPCHFQVLQTSKSALDFEKNIEKSHVKLPDT
- the spn-A gene encoding DNA repair protein Rad51 homolog — translated: MDKLTNAQAQEEEEEGPLSVAKLMGGSITAKDIKLLQQASLHTVEAVANATKKQLMAIPGLGGGKVEQIITEANKLVPLGFLSARTFHQMRADVVQLSTGSKELDKLLGGGIETGSITEIFGEFRCGKTQICHTLAVTCQLPISQKGGEGKCLYIDTENTFRPERLSAIAQRFKLNEAEVLDNVACSRAYNSDQQTRLIQMAAGMLFESRYAVVIVDSAMALYRSDYIGRGELAARQNHLGLFLRMLQRLADEFGVAVVITNQVTASLDSGPGMFAGDAKKPIGGHIMAHSSTTRLYLRKGKGETRICKIYDSPCLPESEAMFAILPDGIGDVKEGN
- the Rpp14a gene encoding uncharacterized protein Rpp14a, with the protein product MSGYQYLDVKLKLRDPDSVTLTPVFLCGCILNSLASIFGEIGGQTALEIVKFSSSQKRSIFRVPEAFLERVRIAISLIGYYQEEPCHFQVLSTSRKPLDFEEPDAEFIAFN